GCCGTAGGCAGTCTCACCCGGGCGCACACCAAACATTTTCTCCGTAGCCGCAGCCAGCAGGATGAAAAATTGTTGGATGACGACTCGCCGACAAGCGCCCATTTAGTGTACAGTCCTCACCGCCCAATCCCGGCAGGAACGTTTGATGCCTCACAATCACGTCAACACGCTGCGTTCACCGTTCCGCTATGTGGCCGGCGCGGTTCTGGCCGCCATCGGCCTGGGAATCTTCGCTCCCTCCACCGTCCTGCCGGCAGAACAATCCGACCACACCCAGGACTCCTCACGTACTCGTCAATGGACGTTCGACAGTTCCTCACCCGGTTCGCTGCCCAGTTCGTATGTGGTGGGGACGCTCTTCGATGGACGACCGGCGGGCGAGTGGAAAATTCTCATCACCGACCGCGCAAAAAGCGCTTCCCAAGTTCTTGCACAACTGCAGCCGAAGGGAACGGATCAAACCAACAAACTCCTGCTCATGGACGGGACCGCAAGCGCGAATATCGATCTGGAGGTGTCGTACCTTGCGGTAGCCGGAAAGGCTGACTTCGGCGGTGGGTTGGTCTGGCACGCCGTCGACGATCGGAACTACTATCTTCTGCGAGTGAGTCTGATTGAACAGAAACTTCGCCTCTACCGAGTCGTGAAGGGCGTGCCGCAGGTCGTGAAACAGCTCGATCGCCCCCTCCCCGCAACCGGATGGCATACGCTTCGTATCGTCCAGCGGGGATGTGAAATCAAAGCCTTCTATGACGATGTGGTCCTCATCCGCGCATGCGACTCGACCTTTGCGAACGGCCGGATCGGTCTGCTGACGAAGGCTGACGCCATCACCTACTTTGACGACTTGTCGCTCCGACTGCTCGAATAGCAGCTGCGGAACAGAATCCCACCGGCTGCATCATCCAGCTAGGCCGCACTCTCACCACCAGATTCGCCGACGCGTTCACCCACTCAGGCGGTGGCATCACTCATGGCTCGAACCGAAGGCCTCCGCCACCGGTGCACGATGCAGGTCGCTCCATGCAGCGGCAAAAAAAAAGGGGCAGCCACTGAGAAGTGACTGCCCCCGAGTTATGTCGCAACTGGGTGTTACCAGCGATCGCGCTTGCCCCCGCGATCGTTGAACCCCCCGCCGCTCCGTCCAGGACCGCCAGAACGAGGCTCCTGCGGACGCGCTTCATTGACCGTCAATGTCCGGCCACCCATGTCCGACCCGTTGAGAGCCGAAATCGCTTTTTGCGCCTCATCCGATGAGGCCATTTCCACGAATCCGAACCCTCTCGATTGGCCGGTAAACTTGTCCGTGATGATCCGGGCGGATTCCACCGACCCATGCACCGCGAACAAATCACTCAACTGCTGTTCGGTTGCCGAATAGGGCAACCCGCCAACATAAATTTTAGAACCCATGTGGGTCCTCCTCTTGGGTAGTGACATTGTCTTGATCGAAGGAAAGAAAGGGAAAGGACGGGCCGAAGACGCGACGTAACGGGGCGACTTGGGTCTGGCTTTCGATTAGATTCCCGGGCAAGGCAACATCGAATCAGGCCTGAACTATTTCAACGCATCCCTCACCAGGCCCCAGCGCGAGACCGCGAATAGTACCATGTGCCCCACGCCCATACAAGTCACGAAACGGGAGGCACAGAGAGGATCACCTACCTAAAACAGTTAGGGCAAATTAGCCCATTCCGCCCTGCAACACCCACTAGGAACTTCCCTAGTCGACAATTTCTTGCGGGTACGCGATTGTTCGGTCGTAAGGACAGGCTGGCTGAGCCCGCCAAGAAGTCTTTGCGGCCCCTCGCATGCAGCCCCGTTCCGCCACACTCTTACAGATTGGTGTCATCTGATGCAGCTCGTGTCCTTCTATGGCCTACAGGCGAGATGTTTCAGCGGCGACAACGATTTCTTCATCGGTCCTCACTTTTCGATTGTCCAGTATTGCTGGACATATGATAAGATCCGCTACGCGCGTGCGTCGTGATGGCCAGAGACGACCTTTCCTCTGTCACTCTGTGCTTCAGCAAGGTCTCGCCGGATCACGCGCAGCTTCACAGCACAACGAACTCATGACGCGGCGCCAGGTGCATCGCACAGCAGCCGGAGGGCAGACATGAATACGTTGACGAGACTGCTTCATCCCACGGACCTTCCTATGGTGAACTCCCTCAGACGTTTGTATCGCAGCGTACAGGGCCTGGCAGGTCAGATCTCGGAAGATTGGGCGGTCAATCATCGCGATTGGACCATGCCGGGATTTCGAGCGATCGCGGTCCATCGCTTCGGCACCTGGGCCTCCAATAAGCGTCCCGGCGCCCTGAGAAGCCTGCTGCTGGCGATCTATCGCATAGCATATCGGTATGTTCGAAACACCTACGGCATCGAAATTCCCCTCACCGTCATACTCGGACGCCGGCTGTGGCTGGTGCACCAAAACGGCGTGGTATTTCACTGGAAGACCGTCGTCGGGGACGACTGTCTGATCCGGCACAATGCGACCATCGGCGCGGGGTACGGCGGGGAAAAGACTCTGCACCGGGGGCCCCAGCTCGGCAACCGGGTAGAGGTCGGGCCTGGAGCGGTGATCTTTGCCGCGGTGAAAATCGGCGAGGGCGCGGTGCTGGGGCCGAACGTCGTGGTGATGTCCGATGTGCCGGCAGGCGCGCGAGTCTTCGCCGAGGCGCCCCGCATGATTCGGCTTCCGAACGTGTCGCGCGAGCCCGCCGCAGTCACCAGCATGCCCCAGCGCATGTGAGAATCCCACGATGATCCCGAATAGTATTGCGCCGCTTCGGCCAGCCTCGTCCGCCGACTCACCGGAGATTCGAGGTGACGCCCTGCTCCGGCAGGGATTGACCGAGGAAGCGATCCACTCGTACCTCGAAGCCGTCGCCGTTCCAGCATCATCGGCCCTCTGCCTCAAGCTGGCGCGTAGTTATGGGCGTCTCGGTCACCATTCAGAAGCCTGCCGATGGGCGCTCGCCGTCGTGGACGCGGGCGACGACTACACAGCCTGGCAGGCTGGGTGGACACTGTTCCACCGTCATGCCCAACATATCGCATGGCCGGCTGCCAGAACGGCGAAAGTGGCGATCGCCGGCAGTTACACCACTACGCAACTCGGGACGATGGTGCGCCTCTCGGCAGCTCGACTCGGCATCCAGATCGATCTGTACGAAAGTGCCTACGGGCAGTACCAGCAGGAGCTCATCGATCCGGGAAGCGGGCTCTACGTTTTCGCGCCGGACATCGTGCTTCTGGCAGTTCACGAAGGGGACTTACACCTGACGGAGTTCAGCCAAAATCCGGCAGAAGAGGTTCAGCGAGAGGTCGCCCGCTGGACGTCGCTCTGGCGTGTGGCTGCCAGCCAATCGCGTGCTCGAATCGTGCAACACAATTTCGCCGTGCCCTGCGAGATCCCCACAGGGCATTTGGCCACCAGACTGCCGGGGTCGCGCTACATGATGACGCAGGCGGTCAATGCGGGGCTCGGAGCCGAAGCGGGCACTGCTGTGTCCATTGTGGATTGTGAGCGCCTCTCGGCGTTGATCGGCAAACAACGTTGGCGCGATCCGCGCTACTGGAACATGTCGAAACAGGCCGTCGCCCTGGATGCGCTGCCGCTGTTGGCCAGGCATACGGCAGCGGTCATTGCGGCGGATCTCGGCTTGAGTCGAAAGTGCCTCGTGCTCGATTTGGACAATACCTTATGGGGCGGGGTGATTGCGGAAGAGGGCCTGGCCGGCATTCAGCTGGGGCAAGGCGCCGAAGGCGAAGCGTTCGTGGCCTTCCAGGAGTATCTGCTGCAGCTCAAGCGGAAGGGCGTTATTCTGACGGTCTGTTCAAAAAACAATCACGCCGACGCCATCCTCCCGTTCGAGCGGCATTCCGAGATGCGGCTGAAGCTGCACGACATCGCGTTGTTCGTCGCCAACTGGAATACCAAGCCAGACAATATCCGCACCATCGCCGAGACCCTGCACATCGGCTTGGACTCACTCGTGTTTGTTGACGACAACCCTGTGGAGCGAGACATCGTGCGGAAGTTTCTTCCGCAAGTGGATGTCATCCCGCTGCCTGAGGATCCGGCCTACTACGTCCGTGCGCTTTCCCAGTATCTGTTGCTAGAAACGGCCTCTATGACCGCCGAGGACAGCGAGCGGACCAGCCAATATCAGGCCAGAGCTCAGATCAAGGCACTGGAGGCCTCATCGAATTCCATCGAGGACTTTTATCACAGCCTCCAGATGCAGGCCATCGTCACGCCCTTCGAGAACGATCAGCTGCCTAGAATCGCGCAACTCATCGGCAAGACCAATCAATTCAACCTCACCACCCGGCGACATGGCATGTCCCAATTGGAGGACTTCATGCAAGAAGCGAATTGCATCCATCTTGCCTTGCGCCTGCGCGACCGCTACGCCGACCACGGGCTCGTGAGCATCATGATCGCGCGGCGCGACGGACACACATTGGATATCGATACCTGGCTGATGAGTTGCCGCGTGATCGGACGCACGGTGGAAGCCACCATGCTGGAACACCTGTGCCGCCGTGCCTTGGAGCTAGGCTGCACCTCTCTTCGCGGCACGTATATCCCGACGCCCAAAAATGCCATGGCAGCCGAAGCCTACGCCAAACAGGGCTTTAGCCGATCGAGCTCGCCCGAAGGCACAGACACATGGACCTATGACCTTCCGGCGAACGGCCCGATCACAAATCCGTTCGTTGCGAGCGTTACCTCATGGGAGCCGCGTCATGGTGCGTCCTGACCCACGCACGCTTGCCACACCTATCCATGCCGGGTCCACTCCAGTGGTCTTCACATGGGAAGACGTCGTCCAATTCAGCGCCGCCAGCCATGATCGGAATCCCTTGCACCTGTCGGGAGAGTACGCCAGGGCCACACCCTATGGCGAACCGGTGGTATTCGGCATCCTGGCCGTGCTGGCGGCTCTTGGTCAACTTCCCGATCGCCCGCACCACCGGCTGCAGAGCCTTTCGGTGGAATTCCGCAATCCGCTCACCGTGGGGATCAGCTACCGGTGGGAGCTCTCAGCTTCATCAACAGCTTGCCATACGGTCAAACTGTATGACGCCTCCCGCCTGATGATGAAGGCGACGTATGCATTCGTTCCGACGGACGAGACGGCTCCATCCCTGCCGGTTCCTGAAGCGCCCGCTCGTCTATCAGCGGCAGAGCGGACGATGACGGACCTGACTCCTGGAACCGCCGTGAAGGGGATCTACGGTCCGCGCCCGCAAGAGTTCGCTCAGATCGTCACTCGATGGGGACTTTCGGCCAAGGGCGCGACGGCGCGCCAGCTTGCAGCCCTGATGTGGACGAGCTTTCTGGTGGGCATGGAACTCCCTGGAACACGCGCCGTGTTCTGGCGATTGAGTCTCAGTTTCCTGCCCGAACTGGAGTTGCACCATGACCCGTTCAGCTACGACGCCGTCATTCATGAGCTGGACGAACGCTATGACCTCCTCCACACCACAGGCACGTTGTCGTCGGGACAGACCACCGGTGCGACAGCGCAGATGTGGGCGTTTGTACGCCGGGACTCTCCGCAGCCCTCGCTCAGCCGGATCGCCGAGCTGTTGCCGCGTTCCACGCACCTCAACGGCAAGGTGGCTTTGGTCATTGGAGGCAGCCGCGGTCTCGGGGCGGCCATTACTCAGGCGCTCGCTTCACAAGGCTGCTCGGTGGTCCTGAATTATCATCGTTCCACACAGGAAGCCGAACGGATTCGGACAAGCTGCGGCGAGGACTCCGCGCGCATCATGCTCTTGCAGGGAGACGCGGCGGATGCCGAATGGTGCGCGTCGGCACGGCAGACCATCCTCAATCGGTATGGGAGACTCGATCTGCTGATTTGCAATGCCTCACCGGCAATTCGCCCCCTCGTCTTCGCGCCGGAGAGGCTGGCGCAATTTGAGCAATTTGTGGCACGCAGTCTGGCATTGGTCACCGTTCCCATGGCCAGCTTTCTTGGTCTGTTGGCCGAACAGGGCGGATGGAACATTGTCCTCTCTTCA
Above is a genomic segment from Nitrospira sp. containing:
- a CDS encoding serine acetyltransferase; protein product: MVNSLRRLYRSVQGLAGQISEDWAVNHRDWTMPGFRAIAVHRFGTWASNKRPGALRSLLLAIYRIAYRYVRNTYGIEIPLTVILGRRLWLVHQNGVVFHWKTVVGDDCLIRHNATIGAGYGGEKTLHRGPQLGNRVEVGPGAVIFAAVKIGEGAVLGPNVVVMSDVPAGARVFAEAPRMIRLPNVSREPAAVTSMPQRM
- a CDS encoding RNA-binding protein is translated as MGSKIYVGGLPYSATEQQLSDLFAVHGSVESARIITDKFTGQSRGFGFVEMASSDEAQKAISALNGSDMGGRTLTVNEARPQEPRSGGPGRSGGGFNDRGGKRDRW
- a CDS encoding HAD-IIIC family phosphatase, translating into MIPNSIAPLRPASSADSPEIRGDALLRQGLTEEAIHSYLEAVAVPASSALCLKLARSYGRLGHHSEACRWALAVVDAGDDYTAWQAGWTLFHRHAQHIAWPAARTAKVAIAGSYTTTQLGTMVRLSAARLGIQIDLYESAYGQYQQELIDPGSGLYVFAPDIVLLAVHEGDLHLTEFSQNPAEEVQREVARWTSLWRVAASQSRARIVQHNFAVPCEIPTGHLATRLPGSRYMMTQAVNAGLGAEAGTAVSIVDCERLSALIGKQRWRDPRYWNMSKQAVALDALPLLARHTAAVIAADLGLSRKCLVLDLDNTLWGGVIAEEGLAGIQLGQGAEGEAFVAFQEYLLQLKRKGVILTVCSKNNHADAILPFERHSEMRLKLHDIALFVANWNTKPDNIRTIAETLHIGLDSLVFVDDNPVERDIVRKFLPQVDVIPLPEDPAYYVRALSQYLLLETASMTAEDSERTSQYQARAQIKALEASSNSIEDFYHSLQMQAIVTPFENDQLPRIAQLIGKTNQFNLTTRRHGMSQLEDFMQEANCIHLALRLRDRYADHGLVSIMIARRDGHTLDIDTWLMSCRVIGRTVEATMLEHLCRRALELGCTSLRGTYIPTPKNAMAAEAYAKQGFSRSSSPEGTDTWTYDLPANGPITNPFVASVTSWEPRHGAS
- a CDS encoding SDR family NAD(P)-dependent oxidoreductase; the protein is MVRPDPRTLATPIHAGSTPVVFTWEDVVQFSAASHDRNPLHLSGEYARATPYGEPVVFGILAVLAALGQLPDRPHHRLQSLSVEFRNPLTVGISYRWELSASSTACHTVKLYDASRLMMKATYAFVPTDETAPSLPVPEAPARLSAAERTMTDLTPGTAVKGIYGPRPQEFAQIVTRWGLSAKGATARQLAALMWTSFLVGMELPGTRAVFWRLSLSFLPELELHHDPFSYDAVIHELDERYDLLHTTGTLSSGQTTGATAQMWAFVRRDSPQPSLSRIAELLPRSTHLNGKVALVIGGSRGLGAAITQALASQGCSVVLNYHRSTQEAERIRTSCGEDSARIMLLQGDAADAEWCASARQTILNRYGRLDLLICNASPAIRPLVFAPERLAQFEQFVARSLALVTVPMASFLGLLAEQGGWNIVLSSAFVTELPAEFPQYIATKSAVEGLTRWSALHHPKVRHLIVRPPKLLTDQTNTTMGRQGAMAAEQAAASIVRHICSAPRSHTAEILDTFELKQEPSCSGAPASAGVLTPCIRQDTDRS